A window from Populus trichocarpa isolate Nisqually-1 chromosome 3, P.trichocarpa_v4.1, whole genome shotgun sequence encodes these proteins:
- the LOC7462802 gene encoding exosome complex component RRP4 homolog isoform X2 — MRGIEISLNQTQKIRLQRALKQLESLYLRANFNASVTVADTIPVSNEDTILKGHGTSERDGEVVATLCGVVERVNKLVYVRTLRARYKPEIGDIIVGRVVEVAQKRWKLEINFSQDAVLMLSSMNLPDGLQGEVRNFQNDGGIQLQARSQKYGKLEKGQLLTIPPYLVKRQKHHFHHLEQYGVDLILGCNGFIWVGEHVEARDCIVEDQLNNTEQQFTKSNTTKEMPLETRRSICQIANAIRVLSILGFNVTLEVILETIDLSSTLNLGIDEMLGPEFHVLVAEREAERRTSMTKRKG, encoded by the exons ATGAGAGGGATAGAGATATCATTGAATCAAACCCAAAAGATAAGGTTGCAGAGAGCTCTGAAACAGCTAGAATCTTTGTATTTGAGAGCCAACTTCAATGCTTCTGTAACTGTCGCCGATACCATCCCCGTTAGCAACGAAGACACCATCCTCAA GGGTCATGGCACCTCTGAGCGCGACGGAGAAGTGGTGGCGACGCTCTGTGGTGTGGTGGAGCGTGTTAACAAATTAGTGTATGTTCGCACGTTGCGTGCCAG GTACAAGCCAGAGATTGGAGATATCATAGTGGGGCGTGTTGTTGAG GTAGCGCAAAAGCGGTGGAAATTGGAAATTAATTTCAGCCAAGATGCTGTTTTGATGCTTTCTTCTATGAATTTACCTGATGGGCTTCAG gGTGAGGTGCGTAATTTTCAGAATGATGGTGGCATACAATTGCAAGCAAGAAGTCAGAAGTATGGAAAG CTTGAGAAGGGTCAGTTGCTCACGATTCCACCATATCtagtgaaaagacaaaaacatcatttccaTCATTTGGAACAGTATGGAGTTGACCTGATACTAGGATGTAATGGGTTCATTTGGGTTGGTGAGCATGTAGAGGCCAGGGACTGTATTGTAGAGGATCAACTAAACAATACGGAACAACAATTCACCAAATCCAATACAACCAAAGAAATGCCACTAGAGACGAGGCGGAGCATATGTCAGATAGCAAATGCTATCCGTGTCTTGTCAATTTTGGGCTTTAATGTAACTTTAGAAGTGATACTGGAGACTATTGACTTGAGCAGCACACTGAATCTTGGAATAGATGAGATGCTTGGGCCAGAGTTCCATGTTTTGGTAGCAGAGAGAGAAGCTGAACGCCGCACATCGATGACAAAAAGGAAGGGGTGA
- the LOC7462802 gene encoding exosome complex component RRP4 homolog isoform X1: MRGIEISLNQTQKIRLQRALKQLESLYLRANFNASVTVADTIPVSNEDTILKGHGTSERDGEVVATLCGVVERVNKLVYVRTLRARYKPEIGDIIVGRVVEVAQKRWKLEINFSQDAVLMLSSMNLPDGLQRRRTALDELNMRSIFEENDVVCGEVRNFQNDGGIQLQARSQKYGKLEKGQLLTIPPYLVKRQKHHFHHLEQYGVDLILGCNGFIWVGEHVEARDCIVEDQLNNTEQQFTKSNTTKEMPLETRRSICQIANAIRVLSILGFNVTLEVILETIDLSSTLNLGIDEMLGPEFHVLVAEREAERRTSMTKRKG; this comes from the exons ATGAGAGGGATAGAGATATCATTGAATCAAACCCAAAAGATAAGGTTGCAGAGAGCTCTGAAACAGCTAGAATCTTTGTATTTGAGAGCCAACTTCAATGCTTCTGTAACTGTCGCCGATACCATCCCCGTTAGCAACGAAGACACCATCCTCAA GGGTCATGGCACCTCTGAGCGCGACGGAGAAGTGGTGGCGACGCTCTGTGGTGTGGTGGAGCGTGTTAACAAATTAGTGTATGTTCGCACGTTGCGTGCCAG GTACAAGCCAGAGATTGGAGATATCATAGTGGGGCGTGTTGTTGAG GTAGCGCAAAAGCGGTGGAAATTGGAAATTAATTTCAGCCAAGATGCTGTTTTGATGCTTTCTTCTATGAATTTACCTGATGGGCTTCAG AGGCGGCGAACTGCATTGGATGAACTCAACATGCGCAGTATTTTTGAGGAGAATGATGTTGTGTGT gGTGAGGTGCGTAATTTTCAGAATGATGGTGGCATACAATTGCAAGCAAGAAGTCAGAAGTATGGAAAG CTTGAGAAGGGTCAGTTGCTCACGATTCCACCATATCtagtgaaaagacaaaaacatcatttccaTCATTTGGAACAGTATGGAGTTGACCTGATACTAGGATGTAATGGGTTCATTTGGGTTGGTGAGCATGTAGAGGCCAGGGACTGTATTGTAGAGGATCAACTAAACAATACGGAACAACAATTCACCAAATCCAATACAACCAAAGAAATGCCACTAGAGACGAGGCGGAGCATATGTCAGATAGCAAATGCTATCCGTGTCTTGTCAATTTTGGGCTTTAATGTAACTTTAGAAGTGATACTGGAGACTATTGACTTGAGCAGCACACTGAATCTTGGAATAGATGAGATGCTTGGGCCAGAGTTCCATGTTTTGGTAGCAGAGAGAGAAGCTGAACGCCGCACATCGATGACAAAAAGGAAGGGGTGA